One window of Dromaius novaehollandiae isolate bDroNov1 chromosome 20, bDroNov1.hap1, whole genome shotgun sequence genomic DNA carries:
- the GOLGA2 gene encoding golgin subfamily A member 2 isoform X4: protein MADGSRQSKLAAAKKKLKEYQQKNSPGATAGAKKKRKTKEGSRPETPTNDDRQSPENIQNILKVLVSDLNRSNGVAIPSLDKRKAYFDSDVATRNAEQLAADVPVLSNSNSLPSCGSVLPAPGSMQLTQIHEAEDHKNALDENRSLSSTESLRQLSEQLNGLVSQSTSYVNGESAVSSTNIKEMEKQQNQEAMNQLEKEKKEFEQKFSKEQAALREQLQVHIQTIGILVSEKSELQTALGHTQQAARQKSGEAEDLAARLQSSRQRVAELERTLSSISMQQKQSDKHNKELVKERDNLKLELYKQSKGSEELKQQNSELSEKLRSLVSENSAMKLDMEDLHKKLEMAELMIQQFSNQSGSLDANQQLQIALEERASLETQIAQLSESLHQLRAERDQYVEKLKEEGSIWQQRVQQLSEQVHTMAEEKEKHVTQIRELEANVTELLSKSAVKPMDIEPSSPSGPTEAELSLQEEVQRLQQEKEELHGQYQAQVRDNEQLSHLNREQEERLLELEKAVQRYSEESVDRQQILESMQSDKATISRALSQNRELKEQLAELQNGFVKLTNENMEVTSALQSEQHVKKELAKKLGQLQENLGELKETLELKTQEARGLQDQRDQYYSHLQQYTVAYQQLAAEKEELHKQFLLQTQLMDRLQHEEVQGKVTVEMHLKELQQTKESLEAVAKENKELQAQISQLAAELDGRMLHRVEGDGVESEAMIEENPKSSFVIPENFESHEEMVAFLTSAMSQVEKEREDMRQQLTAQKQQCRSLLQQIAALRQEQQHNATLSGDSTMDTVPVEVHEALKTAMEKLQSRFTDLMREKADLKERLEELEHRCIQLSGETDTIGEYIALYQSQRAILKQRHQEKEEYISRLAQDKEEMKVKLLELQDLVMRLVGERNEWYSKYVAAAENPELLASQNESMLPVERRIELNATDGEGLREVSLSDEPEQEAVLHQSSFSPIDSKAAQPNQEDPTAKQIMQLLREIQNPQERLGSLPENPCIPFFYRADENDEVKIMVV from the exons GCATACTTTGACAGTGATGTTGCCACTCGTAATGCTGAACAGCTTGCTGCCGATGTCCCTGTGCTATCTAACAGCAACAGTCTGCCTAGTTGTGGTTCTGTTCTGCCTGCTCCTGGGAGCATGCAGCTGACACAG ATTCATGAAGCTGAAGATCATAAAAATGCCTTGGATGAGAACAG GTCTCTTTCATCAACAGAAAGTCTCCGCCAGTTGTCCGAACAGCTCAATGGCCTGGTTTCTCAG TCTACGTCATATGTGAATGGAGAAAGTGCTGTTTCTTCCACAAACATTAAGGAAATGGAA aAACAGCAGAACCAAGAAGCAATGAATCAGCTGGAGAAG GAAAAGAAGGAGTTTGAACAGAAATTTTCTAAAGAACAAGCAGCACTGAGGGAACAGCTGCAG gttCATATTCAGACTATTGGAATTCTAGTTTCTGAGAAGTCTGAGTTGCAGACGGCCCTCGGGCATACTCAACAAGCTGCGCGGCAGAAATCAG GAGAAGCTGAAGACCTTGCTGCTCGTTTGCAGTCATCTCGCCAGAGGGTAGCAGAGCTAGAACGCACCTTATCCTCCATCTCTATGCAACAGAAACAGTCAGACAAG cataatAAAGAGTTAGTGAAGGAACGAGACAACCTGAAACTGGAACTGTACAAACAGAG caaaGGTAGTGAGGAACTGAAGCAGCAGAACTCAGAACTGTCCGAGAAACTTCGCTCCCTGGTTTCTGAGAACTCAGCCATGAAGCTGGATATGGAGGATTTGCATAAGAAACTGGAGATGGCTGAACTGATGATCCAACAG TTCTCAAATCAGTCAGGGAGTCTGGATGCCAACCAACAGTTGCAGATAGCACTGGAGGAGAGGGCAAGCCTGGAAACGCAGATTGCTCAG CTCTCGGAGTCACTTCACCAGCTGCGGGCAGAAAGAGATCAGTATGTAGAGAAACTGAAGGAGGAGGGGAGCATTTGGCAGCAGCGGGTACAGCAGCTCTCTGAGCAG GTCCACACAAtggcagaggagaaggagaagcatgTGACCCAAATTCGGGAGCTGGAAGCCAATGTTACAGAACTGTTGAGCAAATCAG CAGTTAAGCCCATGGATATTGAGCCTTCCTCACCGTCAGGGCCCACAGAAGCTGAGCTGAGTCTGCAGGAAGAGGTCCAGCGGCTGCAGCAAGAAAAGGAGGAACTGCACGGGCAGTACCAGGCCCAGGTCCGGGACAATGAGCAGCTGAGCCACCTcaacagggagcaggaggagcggcTGCTGGAGCTCGAGAAGGCCGTGCAGCGCTACAGCGAGGAGTCTGTGGACAGACAGCAGATCCTGGAGAGCATGCAGAGTGACAAGGCCACAATCAGTAGGGCTCTGAGCCAAAACCGGGAGCTGAAGGAGCAGCTGGCTGAATTGCAGAATGGGTTTGTCAAACTG ACAAATGAAAACATGGAGGTTACAAGTGCCCTACAGTCAGAGCAACATGTAAAGAAGGAGTTGGCCAAGAAGCTTGGGCAGCTGCAGGAGAACCTGGGGGAGCTCAAAGAGACG CTGGAACTGAAAACCCAGGAAGCTAGGGGACTGCAGGACCAGCGGGACCAGTACTACAGCCACTTGCAACAGTACACTGTGGCATACCAGCAGCTGGCTGCTGAGAAAGAGGAACTGCACAAGCAGTTCTTGCTTCAGACACAGCTTATGGATCGGCTACAGCATGAGGAAGTTCAGGGGAAGGTGACTGTGGAAATGCACCTGAAGGAGCTGCAGCAGACTAAG GAAAGTCTGGAAGCTGTAGCTAAGGAAAACAAAGAGCTGCAGGCCCAGATCAGTCAGTTAGCAGCAGAGCTGGATGGCAGGATGTTGCACCGAGTGGAAG GAGATGGAGTTGAAAGTGAAGCAATGATTGAAGAAAACCCAAAATCTTCATTTGTGATCCCAGAGAACTTTGAAAGCCATGAAGAAATG GTTGCCTTCTTGACATCTGCCATGTCCCAGGTGGAGAAGGAGCGAGAAGATATGAGACAACAGCTGACTGCTCAGAAACAGCAGTGCAGAAGTCTCCTGCAGCAAATAGCAGCTCTTAGGCAGGAGCAGCAACATAATGCCACACTGAGTGGAG ATTCCACTATGGATACTGTTCCAGTGGAGGTTCACGAGGCTTTGAAAACTGCCATGGAGAAACTACAG TCCCGTTTCACAGACCTGATGCGTGAGAAAGCTGATCTGAAGGAACGGCTAGAAGAGCTAGAACATCGCTGCATACAGCTGTCTGGGGAAACAGACACCATTG GGGAATATATTGCATTATACCAGAGTCAAAGGGCTATCCTCAAACAGCGGCACCAAGAGAAAGAGGAGTACATCAGCAGGTTGGCTCAGGATAAGGAAGAGATGAAG GTGAAGTTATTGGAACTGCAGGACTTGGTGATGCGTCTGGTTGGGGAAAGAAATGAATGGTACAGCAAGTATGTGGCAGCTGCTGAGAACCCAGAGCTGTTAGCAAGCCAGAATGAGAGTATGCTTCCAGTGGAGAGGCGCATTGAACTGAATGCTACTGATGGAGAAG GATTACGAGAAGTGAGTTTATCAGATGAACCTGAACAAGAGGCTGTTCTTCATCAGTCCAGTTTCTCCCCTATTGACAGTAAAGCTGCTCAGCCAAACCAAGAGGATCCCACAGCAAAGCAAATAATGCAGCTTCTCAGAGAAATCCAGAACCCTCAGGAGAGGCTGGGCTCCCTGCCAGAAAACCCCTGCATTCCCTTCTTTTACCGTGCTGATGAGAATGATGAGGTCAAAATCATGGTGGTTTAA
- the GOLGA2 gene encoding golgin subfamily A member 2 isoform X2 has protein sequence MADGSRQSKLAAAKKKLKEYQQKNSPGATAGAKKKRKTKEGSRPETPTNDDRQSPENIQNILKVLVSDLNRSNGVAIPSLDKRKAYFDSDVATRNAEQLAADVPVLSNSNSLPSCGSVLPAPGSMQLTQIHEAEDHKNALDENRSLSSTESLRQLSEQLNGLVSQSTSYVNGESAVSSTNIKEMETRYQELAVALDSSNLTNKQLITKIEELKQQNQEAMNQLEKEKKEFEQKFSKEQAALREQLQVHIQTIGILVSEKSELQTALGHTQQAARQKSGEAEDLAARLQSSRQRVAELERTLSSISMQQKQSDKHNKELVKERDNLKLELYKQSKGSEELKQQNSELSEKLRSLVSENSAMKLDMEDLHKKLEMAELMIQQFSNQSGSLDANQQLQIALEERASLETQIAQLSESLHQLRAERDQYVEKLKEEGSIWQQRVQQLSEQVHTMAEEKEKHVTQIRELEANVTELLSKSVKPMDIEPSSPSGPTEAELSLQEEVQRLQQEKEELHGQYQAQVRDNEQLSHLNREQEERLLELEKAVQRYSEESVDRQQILESMQSDKATISRALSQNRELKEQLAELQNGFVKLTNENMEVTSALQSEQHVKKELAKKLGQLQENLGELKETLELKTQEARGLQDQRDQYYSHLQQYTVAYQQLAAEKEELHKQFLLQTQLMDRLQHEEVQGKVTVEMHLKELQQTKESLEAVAKENKELQAQISQLAAELDGRMLHRVEGDGVESEAMIEENPKSSFVIPENFESHEEMVAFLTSAMSQVEKEREDMRQQLTAQKQQCRSLLQQIAALRQEQQHNATLSGDSTMDTVPVEVHEALKTAMEKLQSRFTDLMREKADLKERLEELEHRCIQLSGETDTIGEYIALYQSQRAILKQRHQEKEEYISRLAQDKEEMKVKLLELQDLVMRLVGERNEWYSKYVAAAENPELLASQNESMLPVERRIELNATDGEGLREVSLSDEPEQEAVLHQSSFSPIDSKAAQPNQEDPTAKQIMQLLREIQNPQERLGSLPENPCIPFFYRADENDEVKIMVV, from the exons GCATACTTTGACAGTGATGTTGCCACTCGTAATGCTGAACAGCTTGCTGCCGATGTCCCTGTGCTATCTAACAGCAACAGTCTGCCTAGTTGTGGTTCTGTTCTGCCTGCTCCTGGGAGCATGCAGCTGACACAG ATTCATGAAGCTGAAGATCATAAAAATGCCTTGGATGAGAACAG GTCTCTTTCATCAACAGAAAGTCTCCGCCAGTTGTCCGAACAGCTCAATGGCCTGGTTTCTCAG TCTACGTCATATGTGAATGGAGAAAGTGCTGTTTCTTCCACAAACATTAAGGAAATGGAA ACACGTTACCAGGAGCTGGCAGTAGCCCTAGATTCCAGCAATCTAACTAACAAACAGCTCATTACAAAGATAGAGGAATTG aAACAGCAGAACCAAGAAGCAATGAATCAGCTGGAGAAG GAAAAGAAGGAGTTTGAACAGAAATTTTCTAAAGAACAAGCAGCACTGAGGGAACAGCTGCAG gttCATATTCAGACTATTGGAATTCTAGTTTCTGAGAAGTCTGAGTTGCAGACGGCCCTCGGGCATACTCAACAAGCTGCGCGGCAGAAATCAG GAGAAGCTGAAGACCTTGCTGCTCGTTTGCAGTCATCTCGCCAGAGGGTAGCAGAGCTAGAACGCACCTTATCCTCCATCTCTATGCAACAGAAACAGTCAGACAAG cataatAAAGAGTTAGTGAAGGAACGAGACAACCTGAAACTGGAACTGTACAAACAGAG caaaGGTAGTGAGGAACTGAAGCAGCAGAACTCAGAACTGTCCGAGAAACTTCGCTCCCTGGTTTCTGAGAACTCAGCCATGAAGCTGGATATGGAGGATTTGCATAAGAAACTGGAGATGGCTGAACTGATGATCCAACAG TTCTCAAATCAGTCAGGGAGTCTGGATGCCAACCAACAGTTGCAGATAGCACTGGAGGAGAGGGCAAGCCTGGAAACGCAGATTGCTCAG CTCTCGGAGTCACTTCACCAGCTGCGGGCAGAAAGAGATCAGTATGTAGAGAAACTGAAGGAGGAGGGGAGCATTTGGCAGCAGCGGGTACAGCAGCTCTCTGAGCAG GTCCACACAAtggcagaggagaaggagaagcatgTGACCCAAATTCGGGAGCTGGAAGCCAATGTTACAGAACTGTTGAGCAAATCAG TTAAGCCCATGGATATTGAGCCTTCCTCACCGTCAGGGCCCACAGAAGCTGAGCTGAGTCTGCAGGAAGAGGTCCAGCGGCTGCAGCAAGAAAAGGAGGAACTGCACGGGCAGTACCAGGCCCAGGTCCGGGACAATGAGCAGCTGAGCCACCTcaacagggagcaggaggagcggcTGCTGGAGCTCGAGAAGGCCGTGCAGCGCTACAGCGAGGAGTCTGTGGACAGACAGCAGATCCTGGAGAGCATGCAGAGTGACAAGGCCACAATCAGTAGGGCTCTGAGCCAAAACCGGGAGCTGAAGGAGCAGCTGGCTGAATTGCAGAATGGGTTTGTCAAACTG ACAAATGAAAACATGGAGGTTACAAGTGCCCTACAGTCAGAGCAACATGTAAAGAAGGAGTTGGCCAAGAAGCTTGGGCAGCTGCAGGAGAACCTGGGGGAGCTCAAAGAGACG CTGGAACTGAAAACCCAGGAAGCTAGGGGACTGCAGGACCAGCGGGACCAGTACTACAGCCACTTGCAACAGTACACTGTGGCATACCAGCAGCTGGCTGCTGAGAAAGAGGAACTGCACAAGCAGTTCTTGCTTCAGACACAGCTTATGGATCGGCTACAGCATGAGGAAGTTCAGGGGAAGGTGACTGTGGAAATGCACCTGAAGGAGCTGCAGCAGACTAAG GAAAGTCTGGAAGCTGTAGCTAAGGAAAACAAAGAGCTGCAGGCCCAGATCAGTCAGTTAGCAGCAGAGCTGGATGGCAGGATGTTGCACCGAGTGGAAG GAGATGGAGTTGAAAGTGAAGCAATGATTGAAGAAAACCCAAAATCTTCATTTGTGATCCCAGAGAACTTTGAAAGCCATGAAGAAATG GTTGCCTTCTTGACATCTGCCATGTCCCAGGTGGAGAAGGAGCGAGAAGATATGAGACAACAGCTGACTGCTCAGAAACAGCAGTGCAGAAGTCTCCTGCAGCAAATAGCAGCTCTTAGGCAGGAGCAGCAACATAATGCCACACTGAGTGGAG ATTCCACTATGGATACTGTTCCAGTGGAGGTTCACGAGGCTTTGAAAACTGCCATGGAGAAACTACAG TCCCGTTTCACAGACCTGATGCGTGAGAAAGCTGATCTGAAGGAACGGCTAGAAGAGCTAGAACATCGCTGCATACAGCTGTCTGGGGAAACAGACACCATTG GGGAATATATTGCATTATACCAGAGTCAAAGGGCTATCCTCAAACAGCGGCACCAAGAGAAAGAGGAGTACATCAGCAGGTTGGCTCAGGATAAGGAAGAGATGAAG GTGAAGTTATTGGAACTGCAGGACTTGGTGATGCGTCTGGTTGGGGAAAGAAATGAATGGTACAGCAAGTATGTGGCAGCTGCTGAGAACCCAGAGCTGTTAGCAAGCCAGAATGAGAGTATGCTTCCAGTGGAGAGGCGCATTGAACTGAATGCTACTGATGGAGAAG GATTACGAGAAGTGAGTTTATCAGATGAACCTGAACAAGAGGCTGTTCTTCATCAGTCCAGTTTCTCCCCTATTGACAGTAAAGCTGCTCAGCCAAACCAAGAGGATCCCACAGCAAAGCAAATAATGCAGCTTCTCAGAGAAATCCAGAACCCTCAGGAGAGGCTGGGCTCCCTGCCAGAAAACCCCTGCATTCCCTTCTTTTACCGTGCTGATGAGAATGATGAGGTCAAAATCATGGTGGTTTAA
- the GOLGA2 gene encoding golgin subfamily A member 2 isoform X1, with amino-acid sequence MADGSRQSKLAAAKKKLKEYQQKNSPGATAGAKKKRKTKEGSRPETPTNDDRQSPENIQNILKVLVSDLNRSNGVAIPSLDKRKAYFDSDVATRNAEQLAADVPVLSNSNSLPSCGSVLPAPGSMQLTQIHEAEDHKNALDENRSLSSTESLRQLSEQLNGLVSQSTSYVNGESAVSSTNIKEMETRYQELAVALDSSNLTNKQLITKIEELKQQNQEAMNQLEKEKKEFEQKFSKEQAALREQLQVHIQTIGILVSEKSELQTALGHTQQAARQKSGEAEDLAARLQSSRQRVAELERTLSSISMQQKQSDKHNKELVKERDNLKLELYKQSKGSEELKQQNSELSEKLRSLVSENSAMKLDMEDLHKKLEMAELMIQQFSNQSGSLDANQQLQIALEERASLETQIAQLSESLHQLRAERDQYVEKLKEEGSIWQQRVQQLSEQVHTMAEEKEKHVTQIRELEANVTELLSKSAVKPMDIEPSSPSGPTEAELSLQEEVQRLQQEKEELHGQYQAQVRDNEQLSHLNREQEERLLELEKAVQRYSEESVDRQQILESMQSDKATISRALSQNRELKEQLAELQNGFVKLTNENMEVTSALQSEQHVKKELAKKLGQLQENLGELKETLELKTQEARGLQDQRDQYYSHLQQYTVAYQQLAAEKEELHKQFLLQTQLMDRLQHEEVQGKVTVEMHLKELQQTKESLEAVAKENKELQAQISQLAAELDGRMLHRVEGDGVESEAMIEENPKSSFVIPENFESHEEMVAFLTSAMSQVEKEREDMRQQLTAQKQQCRSLLQQIAALRQEQQHNATLSGDSTMDTVPVEVHEALKTAMEKLQSRFTDLMREKADLKERLEELEHRCIQLSGETDTIGEYIALYQSQRAILKQRHQEKEEYISRLAQDKEEMKVKLLELQDLVMRLVGERNEWYSKYVAAAENPELLASQNESMLPVERRIELNATDGEGLREVSLSDEPEQEAVLHQSSFSPIDSKAAQPNQEDPTAKQIMQLLREIQNPQERLGSLPENPCIPFFYRADENDEVKIMVV; translated from the exons GCATACTTTGACAGTGATGTTGCCACTCGTAATGCTGAACAGCTTGCTGCCGATGTCCCTGTGCTATCTAACAGCAACAGTCTGCCTAGTTGTGGTTCTGTTCTGCCTGCTCCTGGGAGCATGCAGCTGACACAG ATTCATGAAGCTGAAGATCATAAAAATGCCTTGGATGAGAACAG GTCTCTTTCATCAACAGAAAGTCTCCGCCAGTTGTCCGAACAGCTCAATGGCCTGGTTTCTCAG TCTACGTCATATGTGAATGGAGAAAGTGCTGTTTCTTCCACAAACATTAAGGAAATGGAA ACACGTTACCAGGAGCTGGCAGTAGCCCTAGATTCCAGCAATCTAACTAACAAACAGCTCATTACAAAGATAGAGGAATTG aAACAGCAGAACCAAGAAGCAATGAATCAGCTGGAGAAG GAAAAGAAGGAGTTTGAACAGAAATTTTCTAAAGAACAAGCAGCACTGAGGGAACAGCTGCAG gttCATATTCAGACTATTGGAATTCTAGTTTCTGAGAAGTCTGAGTTGCAGACGGCCCTCGGGCATACTCAACAAGCTGCGCGGCAGAAATCAG GAGAAGCTGAAGACCTTGCTGCTCGTTTGCAGTCATCTCGCCAGAGGGTAGCAGAGCTAGAACGCACCTTATCCTCCATCTCTATGCAACAGAAACAGTCAGACAAG cataatAAAGAGTTAGTGAAGGAACGAGACAACCTGAAACTGGAACTGTACAAACAGAG caaaGGTAGTGAGGAACTGAAGCAGCAGAACTCAGAACTGTCCGAGAAACTTCGCTCCCTGGTTTCTGAGAACTCAGCCATGAAGCTGGATATGGAGGATTTGCATAAGAAACTGGAGATGGCTGAACTGATGATCCAACAG TTCTCAAATCAGTCAGGGAGTCTGGATGCCAACCAACAGTTGCAGATAGCACTGGAGGAGAGGGCAAGCCTGGAAACGCAGATTGCTCAG CTCTCGGAGTCACTTCACCAGCTGCGGGCAGAAAGAGATCAGTATGTAGAGAAACTGAAGGAGGAGGGGAGCATTTGGCAGCAGCGGGTACAGCAGCTCTCTGAGCAG GTCCACACAAtggcagaggagaaggagaagcatgTGACCCAAATTCGGGAGCTGGAAGCCAATGTTACAGAACTGTTGAGCAAATCAG CAGTTAAGCCCATGGATATTGAGCCTTCCTCACCGTCAGGGCCCACAGAAGCTGAGCTGAGTCTGCAGGAAGAGGTCCAGCGGCTGCAGCAAGAAAAGGAGGAACTGCACGGGCAGTACCAGGCCCAGGTCCGGGACAATGAGCAGCTGAGCCACCTcaacagggagcaggaggagcggcTGCTGGAGCTCGAGAAGGCCGTGCAGCGCTACAGCGAGGAGTCTGTGGACAGACAGCAGATCCTGGAGAGCATGCAGAGTGACAAGGCCACAATCAGTAGGGCTCTGAGCCAAAACCGGGAGCTGAAGGAGCAGCTGGCTGAATTGCAGAATGGGTTTGTCAAACTG ACAAATGAAAACATGGAGGTTACAAGTGCCCTACAGTCAGAGCAACATGTAAAGAAGGAGTTGGCCAAGAAGCTTGGGCAGCTGCAGGAGAACCTGGGGGAGCTCAAAGAGACG CTGGAACTGAAAACCCAGGAAGCTAGGGGACTGCAGGACCAGCGGGACCAGTACTACAGCCACTTGCAACAGTACACTGTGGCATACCAGCAGCTGGCTGCTGAGAAAGAGGAACTGCACAAGCAGTTCTTGCTTCAGACACAGCTTATGGATCGGCTACAGCATGAGGAAGTTCAGGGGAAGGTGACTGTGGAAATGCACCTGAAGGAGCTGCAGCAGACTAAG GAAAGTCTGGAAGCTGTAGCTAAGGAAAACAAAGAGCTGCAGGCCCAGATCAGTCAGTTAGCAGCAGAGCTGGATGGCAGGATGTTGCACCGAGTGGAAG GAGATGGAGTTGAAAGTGAAGCAATGATTGAAGAAAACCCAAAATCTTCATTTGTGATCCCAGAGAACTTTGAAAGCCATGAAGAAATG GTTGCCTTCTTGACATCTGCCATGTCCCAGGTGGAGAAGGAGCGAGAAGATATGAGACAACAGCTGACTGCTCAGAAACAGCAGTGCAGAAGTCTCCTGCAGCAAATAGCAGCTCTTAGGCAGGAGCAGCAACATAATGCCACACTGAGTGGAG ATTCCACTATGGATACTGTTCCAGTGGAGGTTCACGAGGCTTTGAAAACTGCCATGGAGAAACTACAG TCCCGTTTCACAGACCTGATGCGTGAGAAAGCTGATCTGAAGGAACGGCTAGAAGAGCTAGAACATCGCTGCATACAGCTGTCTGGGGAAACAGACACCATTG GGGAATATATTGCATTATACCAGAGTCAAAGGGCTATCCTCAAACAGCGGCACCAAGAGAAAGAGGAGTACATCAGCAGGTTGGCTCAGGATAAGGAAGAGATGAAG GTGAAGTTATTGGAACTGCAGGACTTGGTGATGCGTCTGGTTGGGGAAAGAAATGAATGGTACAGCAAGTATGTGGCAGCTGCTGAGAACCCAGAGCTGTTAGCAAGCCAGAATGAGAGTATGCTTCCAGTGGAGAGGCGCATTGAACTGAATGCTACTGATGGAGAAG GATTACGAGAAGTGAGTTTATCAGATGAACCTGAACAAGAGGCTGTTCTTCATCAGTCCAGTTTCTCCCCTATTGACAGTAAAGCTGCTCAGCCAAACCAAGAGGATCCCACAGCAAAGCAAATAATGCAGCTTCTCAGAGAAATCCAGAACCCTCAGGAGAGGCTGGGCTCCCTGCCAGAAAACCCCTGCATTCCCTTCTTTTACCGTGCTGATGAGAATGATGAGGTCAAAATCATGGTGGTTTAA